One window of the uncultured Fibrobacter sp. genome contains the following:
- the efp gene encoding elongation factor P, with translation MGTVSTNEFRKKLKIMVDGQPYEIIENQFVKPGKGQAFNRVRIKNLVTGRTLERTWKSGDTVEEADVTYTEMTYLYNDGSTWYFLDNDSQETMEIPKESLNGCEVWLLDGATVEVTWWKDPKSGSTLPIEVIPPTFVDLMIVEAPPAVQGNTSGNVMREAILETGAKVMIPLFIENNTKIRVDTRDGSYLERAK, from the coding sequence CCGTACGAAATCATCGAGAACCAGTTTGTGAAGCCGGGCAAGGGCCAGGCTTTCAACCGCGTCCGCATCAAGAACCTGGTGACTGGCCGCACTCTCGAACGTACCTGGAAGAGCGGCGATACTGTCGAAGAAGCCGACGTGACCTACACTGAGATGACGTATTTGTACAACGACGGTTCCACCTGGTACTTCCTGGACAACGATTCCCAGGAAACCATGGAAATCCCGAAGGAATCCCTGAACGGCTGCGAAGTGTGGCTCCTTGACGGCGCTACCGTCGAAGTCACCTGGTGGAAGGACCCGAAGAGCGGTTCTACCTTGCCGATCGAAGTCATCCCGCCGACATTTGTCGACCTGATGATCGTGGAAGCTCCTCCGGCAGTGCAGGGCAACACCAGCGGTAACGTGATGCGCGAAGCCATCCTCGAAACCGGCGCCAAGGTGATGATCCCGCTGTTCATCGAGAACAACACCAAGATTCGCGTGGACACCCGCGACGGTTCTTACCTCGAACGCGCTAAGTAA
- a CDS encoding HigA family addiction module antitoxin, with protein MKKYIKTPTIGEILNEEFFTPMGLSAYKVAQAINVPVSRIQDILHDRRRITVDTSLRLAKFLGVSDDYFISLQDDIDIRNLKIGLSKELEEIKPFAVA; from the coding sequence ATGAAAAAATACATCAAAACACCGACAATCGGAGAGATTCTGAACGAAGAGTTTTTCACGCCCATGGGACTTTCCGCCTACAAGGTCGCCCAGGCAATCAACGTTCCCGTTTCCAGGATTCAGGACATCCTTCACGACCGCAGGCGAATTACCGTCGACACCTCCCTGAGACTTGCCAAGTTTCTTGGCGTATCCGACGACTATTTCATCTCCCTGCAAGACGACATCGACATCCGAAATCTCAAGATAGGGCTTTCGAAAGAACTCGAAGAAATCAAGCCTTTCGCTGTCGCATAG